One segment of Mycobacterium spongiae DNA contains the following:
- the thiS gene encoding sulfur carrier protein ThiS, with protein MIVVVNEQEVEVDEQTTVSALLQAMGFPDRGIAVALDWALLPRSRWARRLSEGDRLEVVTAVQGG; from the coding sequence ATGATCGTCGTCGTCAACGAGCAAGAGGTAGAGGTCGACGAGCAGACGACCGTGTCGGCGTTGCTGCAGGCCATGGGCTTTCCGGACCGAGGTATCGCCGTGGCATTGGACTGGGCGTTGCTGCCCCGATCCCGCTGGGCGAGAAGGCTTTCGGAAGGCGACCGACTCGAGGTGGTGACGGCGGTGCAGGGTGGGTAG
- a CDS encoding peptidase: protein MYDRGRNRRQLPCGDLNRLVAVLRASTACLAAMLMVVGCTTIVDGRALSILNDPFRVGGLPATDGPSGPRPNAPSPKGTVLNTNNGEIDELSLLSINDIQEYWKTAYSEPLQGAFRPVTKLVSYDSEDVDSPIVCHIDTYELVNAFFTSRCNMIAWDRGVFMPVARKYFGDMSVNGVLAHEFGHALQIMAKLVTRDDPTIVREQQADCFAGVYLWWVAEGKSPRFTLSTADGLDHVLGGIITTRDPVMDADTETEDEHGSALDRVSAFQMGFLSGTTACAAIDEAEIDQRRGDLPTALRVDTTGYPETGEVPIDRDTLSTLMELMGSIFAPNRPPTLSYRQSDCPNAKASPPASYCPATNTIVVDLPALAKMGRVAGPGQYRLPQGDDTALSIVMSRYTLAVQNERGLAMQSPWTALRTACLTGVAHREMAEPIDLPSGQELVLTAGDLDEAVSGLLTNRMVASDADGISVPAGFTRIAAFRAGVGGDMAACYSRYPG, encoded by the coding sequence ATGTATGACCGCGGGCGTAATCGACGTCAACTGCCCTGCGGTGACTTGAACAGGCTGGTCGCCGTGCTGCGGGCGTCAACCGCCTGCCTCGCCGCGATGTTGATGGTGGTCGGTTGCACGACCATCGTCGACGGACGGGCCTTGTCTATTCTCAACGACCCTTTCCGAGTGGGGGGCCTGCCAGCGACCGACGGTCCGAGTGGCCCTCGCCCGAACGCGCCAAGTCCGAAGGGCACAGTGCTCAACACCAACAACGGCGAGATCGACGAGTTGTCGTTGTTGTCGATCAACGATATTCAGGAGTACTGGAAAACCGCGTACAGCGAACCGCTGCAGGGCGCCTTCAGGCCGGTCACCAAACTGGTGTCCTACGACTCCGAGGATGTTGACAGCCCCATCGTCTGCCATATCGATACCTACGAGCTCGTGAACGCGTTTTTTACGTCGCGCTGCAACATGATCGCCTGGGATCGCGGCGTATTCATGCCGGTCGCGAGAAAGTATTTCGGTGATATGTCGGTCAATGGCGTCTTGGCGCACGAGTTCGGCCATGCGCTGCAGATCATGGCGAAACTGGTTACCCGAGACGACCCCACCATCGTCCGCGAGCAGCAAGCGGATTGCTTCGCGGGCGTCTATCTGTGGTGGGTGGCGGAGGGCAAGTCGCCGCGCTTCACGCTGAGCACCGCAGACGGGCTTGACCACGTTCTGGGCGGGATCATCACGACCCGCGATCCGGTGATGGACGCCGACACCGAAACCGAGGACGAGCATGGTTCGGCCTTGGATCGGGTCAGCGCATTTCAGATGGGCTTCCTTAGCGGCACCACGGCATGTGCTGCGATCGACGAGGCCGAGATTGACCAGCGCCGTGGTGATCTGCCGACAGCCTTGCGGGTCGACACCACCGGGTACCCGGAGACCGGCGAGGTCCCGATCGACAGGGACACGTTGTCGACGCTCATGGAGTTGATGGGAAGTATCTTCGCGCCCAACAGGCCGCCCACACTGTCCTACCGGCAATCCGATTGCCCCAACGCGAAGGCCAGCCCCCCGGCGTCCTACTGTCCGGCCACCAACACCATCGTGGTCGACCTGCCAGCCCTGGCAAAGATGGGTAGAGTCGCCGGCCCAGGGCAATACCGCCTGCCTCAAGGCGACGACACCGCCCTGTCGATCGTGATGTCGCGATACACGCTGGCAGTGCAAAATGAGCGCGGATTGGCGATGCAGAGCCCGTGGACGGCACTGCGGACGGCATGTCTGACCGGGGTCGCACACCGCGAGATGGCCGAGCCAATCGACCTGCCTTCCGGTCAGGAACTAGTGCTGACCGCAGGTGACCTGGACGAAGCCGTTTCCGGACTGCTCACCAACCGCATGGTCGCCAGCGACGCTGACGGGATCAGCGTCCCCGCCGGCTTCACTCGGATAGCCGCGTTCCGCGCCGGCGTGGGTGGCGACATGGCGGCGTGCTACTCACGCTATCCGGGATAG
- a CDS encoding HNH endonuclease signature motif containing protein, which produces MFDLADYWEPSVTDQSQTLIERMRMAGRAEAQAAAARLDAIGELFELRRVERGECADWAVDTWAAVGGEVAAAFATSLAMAGSYLRYALAMRQRLPEVAAAFRAGTIDYRTFQTLAYRTDLITDEQVLTRVDAELALRVPRWPSMTRGKLAHAIDRIVAAADPDARRRVREQLQDRHVTIWESEDGMAEMTGRLCVIDATTLDARLRALVATVCAADPRTNDQRRADALGALAAGAQRLGCGCGTPDCTAAQKTASPVVIHVVAEQATVEGRSQTPAALLGAEGLIPADLVTELAIAARVQPIVAPAHAEPRYRPSATVAALVRARDLTCRAPGCDRPATDCDLDHTIAFADGGTTHPSNLKCLCRTHHLLATFWGWRAQQLPDGTVIWRLADHQTYVTTPGSALLFPALATPTGDPPEPDPARADRRGQPTAKMPLRARTRAQHRAHYIAAERHRNHQARRATPAGQARATDTRHRPPDPDDPPPF; this is translated from the coding sequence ATGTTCGATCTCGCGGACTATTGGGAGCCCTCCGTCACCGACCAATCGCAGACATTGATCGAGCGGATGCGGATGGCCGGGCGCGCCGAGGCCCAGGCCGCGGCGGCACGGTTGGATGCGATCGGGGAGTTGTTCGAGTTGCGCCGCGTTGAACGCGGCGAATGCGCGGACTGGGCGGTGGATACCTGGGCGGCCGTGGGTGGCGAAGTCGCTGCGGCGTTTGCCACCAGCCTGGCCATGGCGGGCAGCTATCTGCGGTATGCATTGGCGATGCGTCAACGACTACCCGAGGTGGCGGCGGCGTTTCGAGCCGGGACGATCGACTACCGAACGTTCCAAACCCTGGCCTATCGCACCGACTTGATCACCGACGAACAGGTTCTGACCCGCGTCGACGCCGAGCTCGCACTGCGGGTACCTCGATGGCCGTCGATGACTCGAGGAAAACTGGCCCATGCCATCGACCGGATTGTTGCCGCGGCCGATCCGGATGCGCGGCGTCGGGTGCGTGAACAGCTCCAGGATCGACACGTCACGATCTGGGAGTCCGAAGACGGGATGGCCGAGATGACCGGGCGGCTCTGTGTCATCGACGCCACGACGTTGGATGCCCGACTGCGGGCATTGGTGGCTACGGTGTGTGCTGCCGATCCACGCACCAATGATCAGCGACGCGCCGATGCCCTGGGCGCGCTCGCGGCCGGGGCACAGCGGCTCGGCTGCGGCTGCGGCACTCCCGACTGCACCGCCGCACAGAAAACGGCATCACCAGTGGTCATTCACGTGGTCGCCGAGCAAGCCACCGTCGAGGGCCGCAGCCAGACTCCTGCGGCACTGCTGGGCGCCGAGGGGCTCATCCCCGCCGACCTGGTCACCGAGCTGGCCATCGCCGCCCGAGTGCAGCCAATCGTGGCGCCCGCACACGCCGAGCCTCGCTACCGCCCCTCGGCTACGGTGGCGGCGCTGGTGCGGGCGCGGGATTTGACGTGTCGCGCTCCCGGCTGCGATCGCCCGGCCACCGACTGCGACCTCGACCATACGATCGCGTTCGCTGACGGCGGTACCACGCACCCGTCCAACCTCAAATGCCTGTGCCGCACCCATCACCTGTTGGCCACGTTTTGGGGTTGGCGAGCCCAGCAACTGCCAGACGGCACCGTGATCTGGCGGCTTGCCGACCACCAGACCTACGTGACCACTCCCGGCAGCGCGTTGTTGTTTCCCGCTCTGGCTACCCCTACCGGCGACCCGCCCGAACCAGACCCGGCCCGCGCCGACCGCCGCGGGCAACCCACCGCGAAGATGCCGCTCCGAGCGCGCACCCGTGCCCAACACCGAGCCCACTACATCGCCGCCGAACGCCACCGCAACCACCAAGCCCGACGAGCTACGCCGGCCGGCCAAGCCCGCGCCACCGATACCCGACACCGGCCACCGGATCCCGACGACCCACCGCCGTTTTAG
- a CDS encoding alpha/beta family hydrolase has product MNLQQIAGIAHEPEDRPHGVVVLTHGAGGNRESTLLQQVCDEWARRGWLAVRYNLPYRRRRPTGPPSGSASTDRAGIVEAIELCRDIADGPLIAGGHSYGGRQTSMVVASGQAPVDVLALFSYPVHPPGKPERRRTEHLPDITVPAVFTHGTSDPFGTLAEVREAAAMTSGPTEVVEVTGARHDLRSKTLDVAVLAIEATLRILG; this is encoded by the coding sequence ATGAACCTCCAGCAGATCGCAGGCATCGCGCACGAACCTGAAGACCGACCGCATGGCGTCGTTGTCCTCACCCACGGTGCGGGCGGTAACCGTGAATCCACACTGTTGCAACAGGTTTGCGACGAATGGGCGCGACGTGGCTGGCTCGCGGTACGGTATAACCTGCCCTACCGCCGGCGCCGCCCCACAGGCCCGCCGTCCGGCTCCGCGTCCACCGACCGCGCCGGCATCGTCGAAGCAATCGAGTTGTGCCGCGACATTGCCGACGGCCCACTGATTGCCGGAGGACATTCCTACGGTGGTCGTCAGACGTCCATGGTGGTGGCCTCCGGGCAAGCGCCCGTCGACGTGCTGGCGCTCTTCTCCTATCCCGTCCACCCGCCGGGCAAGCCCGAGCGCCGCCGCACCGAACATCTGCCGGACATCACAGTGCCAGCGGTATTCACCCATGGAACGTCGGATCCGTTCGGCACACTCGCCGAGGTACGCGAAGCTGCGGCGATGACTTCTGGACCTACCGAAGTGGTCGAGGTCACCGGCGCACGACACGACTTGCGCTCGAAAACCCTCGACGTCGCCGTCCTCGCTATCGAGGCGACCCTGCGAATTCTGGGGTAG
- a CDS encoding thiazole synthase, which translates to MPGALRREEAKLTIGDRSFASRLIMGTGGASNLAVLEEALVASGTELTTVAMRRVDAEGGTGLLDLLNRLAITPLPNTAGCRSAAEAVLTAQLAREALNTNWVKLEVIADERTLLPDAVELVGAAEQLVDDAFVVLPYTNDDPALARRLEDTGCAAVMPLGSPIGTGLGITNPHNIEMIVSQANVPVVLDAGIGTASDAALAMELGCDAVLLATAVTRAADPPAMASAMAAAVTAGYLARRAGRIPKRFWAHASSPKRETAERSTT; encoded by the coding sequence TTGCCCGGCGCGCTCCGGCGCGAAGAGGCAAAACTCACGATCGGCGATCGCAGCTTCGCCTCGCGGCTCATCATGGGAACCGGAGGAGCGAGCAACTTGGCGGTTCTGGAAGAGGCGTTAGTTGCTTCCGGCACCGAGCTGACCACTGTCGCGATGCGCCGGGTGGACGCCGAGGGAGGAACGGGGCTTCTCGACTTGCTCAACCGGCTGGCGATCACACCGCTGCCCAACACGGCAGGCTGCCGCAGCGCTGCGGAAGCCGTATTGACTGCGCAGCTGGCCCGTGAGGCGCTCAATACCAACTGGGTCAAGCTAGAGGTGATCGCCGACGAACGCACGCTACTGCCGGATGCTGTCGAATTAGTTGGGGCAGCAGAACAATTGGTGGACGACGCCTTCGTGGTGCTGCCGTACACCAACGACGATCCGGCACTGGCTCGCCGATTGGAGGACACGGGTTGTGCGGCGGTGATGCCGCTGGGCTCGCCGATCGGCACCGGCCTTGGCATCACCAACCCACACAACATCGAGATGATCGTCTCGCAGGCTAACGTTCCCGTGGTGCTCGACGCCGGCATCGGGACGGCGAGCGATGCCGCGCTGGCGATGGAATTGGGTTGCGACGCGGTGTTGTTGGCTACCGCGGTGACGCGGGCCGCGGATCCGCCGGCGATGGCTTCCGCGATGGCTGCCGCCGTCACTGCCGGCTATCTGGCGCGTCGGGCCGGGCGGATCCCAAAACGCTTCTGGGCGCATGCATCCAGCCCGAAGCGTGAAACGGCCGAGCGATCGACGACGTGA
- the glnX gene encoding protein kinase G-activating protein GlnX, protein MTVELAHPSTEPMGAQSPAEPAHPRWWFVSTSPGRILTIGIVLAALGVASAFATSTTIEHRQHVLTIVLDHTEPLSFAAGRLYTTLSVADAAAATAFIAQTEPHAVRQRYEQAITDASVAVTRASAGLTDDSLVQLLGRINAQLAVYTGLVEIARTNNRAGNPVGSSYLSEASGLMQSKILPDAQQLYEATSTRVDTETTASTHFPAPVILVVATTVVFGAFSHRWLARHTRRRINPGLVVGALGILVMVVWVGTALTISTTASRSAKDTAAESLKTITNLAITAQQARADETLGLIRRGDEEVRKQSFVQRIDSMHQQLDDYMARQDAVDKLDLQGADQLLVRWQQANDRIDSYMSVGNYRAATQVALGQGEDDSTPAFDTLDDALTKAMEQSRTQLRTDVHNAHRGLAGAQVGGVVLSMSAAIAVALGLWPRLKEYR, encoded by the coding sequence GTGACCGTTGAGCTGGCGCACCCGTCGACCGAGCCGATGGGTGCGCAGTCACCCGCCGAACCGGCACATCCGCGCTGGTGGTTCGTCTCGACGTCACCTGGACGCATTCTGACCATCGGTATCGTCCTGGCAGCCCTCGGCGTCGCGAGTGCGTTCGCCACGTCCACGACCATCGAACACCGGCAACACGTCCTGACTATTGTGTTGGACCACACCGAGCCGTTGTCATTCGCGGCTGGGAGGCTCTACACCACGCTGTCGGTCGCCGACGCCGCAGCCGCCACCGCGTTTATCGCCCAAACCGAACCGCACGCCGTCCGGCAACGCTACGAGCAAGCCATCACCGACGCTTCGGTAGCGGTTACCCGCGCCTCAGCCGGGCTGACCGACGATTCGCTGGTTCAATTGCTGGGCCGGATCAACGCGCAACTGGCGGTCTACACCGGCTTGGTGGAGATCGCGCGCACCAACAACCGGGCCGGCAACCCGGTCGGGTCGTCATATCTGTCAGAGGCATCGGGATTGATGCAGTCGAAGATCCTGCCCGACGCGCAACAGCTGTACGAGGCGACGTCAACGCGCGTCGACACCGAAACCACTGCATCAACCCACTTTCCAGCCCCGGTAATACTGGTCGTCGCCACGACGGTGGTCTTCGGCGCGTTCTCGCATCGCTGGCTGGCCCGGCACACCAGGCGACGGATCAACCCCGGTCTGGTGGTCGGCGCGCTCGGTATCCTCGTCATGGTGGTATGGGTCGGAACTGCGCTAACAATCTCCACCACTGCCAGCCGCAGCGCGAAAGACACCGCGGCCGAGTCACTCAAGACCATCACCAACCTGGCGATCACCGCCCAGCAGGCGCGAGCCGACGAGACGCTCGGGTTGATCCGGCGCGGCGATGAAGAGGTCCGCAAGCAGTCCTTTGTGCAGCGCATCGACTCCATGCACCAGCAGCTCGACGACTACATGGCCCGCCAGGACGCCGTAGACAAGCTCGACCTGCAAGGCGCCGACCAGCTCTTGGTGCGCTGGCAGCAGGCGAACGACCGAATCGACTCCTATATGTCGGTCGGAAATTATCGCGCCGCAACGCAGGTTGCACTAGGTCAGGGGGAAGACGACTCCACCCCGGCGTTCGACACGCTCGACGACGCGCTGACCAAAGCCATGGAGCAAAGCCGTACACAACTGCGGACCGACGTTCACAACGCGCACCGAGGATTGGCCGGTGCGCAGGTGGGTGGCGTTGTGCTGAGCATGAGCGCCGCCATCGCGGTCGCCCTAGGCCTGTGGCCCCGGCTGAAAGAGTATCGGTGA
- the thiE gene encoding thiamine phosphate synthase, producing MARLAAAKLYLCTDARRERGDLAQFADAALSGGVDIIQLRDKGSAGEQRFGPLEARAELAACEILADAARRHGALFAVNDRADIARAARADVLHLGQGDLPVQVARDIAGPDTLIGQSTHNPSQVAAAGAGFGAADCDYFCVGPCWPTPTKPGRAAPGLQLVRTAADLGGDKPWFAIGGIDARRLPDALAAGARRIVVVRAITAAEDPRAAAAELSSALAAAG from the coding sequence GTGGCCCGCCTGGCGGCCGCGAAGCTGTATCTGTGTACCGATGCTCGTCGCGAGCGTGGCGACTTGGCCCAATTCGCCGACGCCGCACTCTCTGGAGGCGTGGACATCATCCAGCTGCGCGACAAAGGTTCAGCCGGTGAGCAGCGGTTCGGCCCCCTCGAGGCACGCGCGGAGCTGGCCGCGTGCGAAATCCTCGCTGACGCGGCGCGCCGGCACGGCGCCTTGTTCGCGGTCAACGACCGCGCTGATATCGCTCGCGCAGCGCGCGCCGACGTGTTGCACCTGGGTCAGGGTGACCTGCCAGTGCAGGTGGCGCGCGACATCGCCGGACCCGACACGCTCATCGGTCAGTCCACCCACAACCCCAGCCAGGTAGCGGCGGCCGGGGCTGGGTTCGGGGCCGCGGACTGCGACTATTTCTGCGTCGGACCCTGTTGGCCCACGCCCACCAAGCCAGGCCGTGCTGCCCCGGGCCTGCAGCTGGTCCGGACGGCGGCCGACCTCGGCGGCGACAAACCGTGGTTCGCGATTGGCGGCATCGATGCCCGCCGGTTGCCCGACGCGCTGGCCGCCGGCGCCCGTCGGATCGTGGTTGTGAGAGCGATCACCGCGGCCGAGGATCCACGGGCCGCGGCCGCGGAGCTCAGCTCAGCGCTTGCAGCAGCAGGCTGA
- a CDS encoding DUF2752 domain-containing protein, with protein MVTHQGAVRLSLGAPLAVAAATTLVCAAIWVGDPTTPNGPLPVCPTKALLGIDCPGCGSLRMLYSLMHGDLLAAARFNALGLAAVGLLVWAYLAWTYGRVVGRRVRGWQHHRWAAFATLSLVMIWFVVRNIPFAPFSALFV; from the coding sequence GTGGTTACCCATCAAGGTGCGGTGCGGCTGAGTCTGGGAGCGCCGCTGGCGGTGGCCGCGGCCACGACCCTGGTATGCGCTGCCATCTGGGTGGGGGACCCGACGACTCCGAACGGTCCGCTGCCGGTGTGCCCGACCAAGGCTCTGCTGGGAATCGATTGCCCGGGGTGCGGAAGCCTCCGCATGCTCTACAGCCTGATGCACGGCGATCTGCTGGCGGCCGCGAGGTTCAACGCTCTCGGCCTGGCGGCGGTAGGGCTGTTGGTCTGGGCGTACCTGGCCTGGACGTACGGTCGCGTGGTGGGTCGACGAGTCCGGGGTTGGCAGCATCATCGTTGGGCGGCGTTCGCGACGTTGTCGCTGGTCATGATCTGGTTTGTCGTGCGCAACATCCCCTTTGCGCCCTTTAGCGCGTTGTTCGTCTGA
- the thiO gene encoding glycine oxidase ThiO yields MPSTVSGPPLGSLAVIGGGVIGLSVARRAARAGWSVLVHRSGESGASWVAGGMLAPHSEGWPGEERLLQLGLESLRLWRQGDFLDGLPPQVVTARESLVVAVDQADVADLRTVADWLSAQGHPVIWESAARDIEPLLARGIRHGFRAPTELAVDNRAVLDALFRDCERLGVRWAEPVNTLSDAQGDMVVIANGVDAPALWPGLPVRPVKGEVLRLRWRKGCMPLQQRVIRARVHGRQVYLVPRADGVVVGATQYEHGRDVAPSVSGVRDLLDDACTVLPALGEYELAECGAGLRPMTPDNLPLVQRLDARTLVAAGHGRSGFLLAPWTAEQIVSELVPVGVRA; encoded by the coding sequence ATGCCGTCGACCGTGTCCGGCCCACCACTGGGGTCGCTGGCTGTCATCGGCGGCGGTGTCATCGGACTGTCGGTGGCGCGCCGGGCGGCGCGCGCCGGATGGTCGGTGCTGGTGCATCGCAGCGGCGAGAGTGGCGCGTCCTGGGTTGCTGGCGGCATGCTTGCCCCGCACAGCGAAGGCTGGCCCGGCGAGGAAAGGTTGCTGCAGCTGGGTCTGGAATCCTTGCGGTTGTGGCGGCAGGGCGACTTTCTGGACGGGTTGCCGCCACAGGTGGTCACTGCGCGCGAGTCACTGGTCGTGGCGGTCGACCAGGCGGACGTCGCTGACCTGCGGACGGTCGCGGACTGGTTGTCTGCACAGGGTCATCCGGTGATCTGGGAGTCCGCTGCCCGTGACATCGAACCCTTGCTGGCGCGGGGTATCCGGCATGGCTTCCGGGCACCCACCGAGCTGGCGGTAGACAACCGTGCCGTGCTGGACGCGCTGTTCCGGGACTGCGAGCGCCTCGGAGTCCGGTGGGCTGAACCCGTGAATACTCTGTCGGATGCCCAGGGGGACATGGTGGTGATCGCCAATGGCGTTGATGCTCCGGCGTTGTGGCCTGGCCTGCCCGTGCGCCCCGTCAAGGGTGAGGTGTTGCGCCTGCGTTGGCGGAAGGGATGTATGCCGTTGCAGCAGAGGGTAATTCGTGCTCGAGTTCACGGACGTCAAGTGTACCTGGTGCCACGTGCGGACGGGGTGGTCGTGGGCGCGACGCAGTATGAGCACGGTCGCGACGTCGCGCCGTCCGTGTCTGGCGTGCGCGACCTTCTCGATGACGCGTGCACGGTGCTGCCGGCCCTGGGCGAGTATGAGCTTGCCGAGTGCGGGGCCGGGTTGCGTCCGATGACTCCCGACAACCTGCCTCTCGTGCAACGACTGGATGCGCGGACCCTCGTCGCTGCCGGGCACGGTCGATCCGGCTTCCTGTTGGCTCCGTGGACCGCCGAACAGATTGTGTCCGAACTTGTTCCGGTCGGCGTGCGCGCATGA
- a CDS encoding NUDIX hydrolase, translating to MHGDGDGWVVSDRGVPYWGRYGAAGLLLRAPRPDGTPAVLLQHRAPWSHQGGTWGLPGGARDSHETPEQTAVREAGEEAGLVAERVAVRATVVTAEVTGASGTGWTYTTVVADAGELLDTVPNRESTELRWIGEDEVADLPLHPGFAASWQRLRTAPATLPLGRGDARRQRLPRTMEIESGVFVWCTPGEADRAPSQLSPRISLLLQALS from the coding sequence GTGCACGGCGACGGCGACGGGTGGGTGGTATCTGACCGCGGCGTTCCCTACTGGGGCCGGTACGGCGCGGCCGGTCTGTTGCTTCGGGCACCGCGGCCCGACGGAACCCCCGCGGTACTGCTGCAGCATCGTGCGCCGTGGAGCCATCAGGGGGGTACCTGGGGCTTGCCAGGGGGTGCTCGAGACAGTCACGAGACTCCGGAGCAAACAGCGGTACGGGAGGCTGGCGAGGAGGCCGGCTTAGTTGCCGAGCGGGTCGCAGTGCGGGCGACCGTGGTCACGGCGGAGGTCACCGGGGCCAGCGGTACGGGCTGGACCTACACCACAGTCGTCGCCGATGCCGGCGAGTTGTTGGACACGGTGCCCAACCGCGAAAGTACCGAGCTGCGCTGGATCGGCGAGGACGAGGTGGCCGACCTGCCATTGCATCCCGGATTCGCGGCCAGCTGGCAACGGCTACGAACCGCTCCGGCAACGTTGCCGCTGGGCCGCGGCGATGCCCGGCGCCAGCGTCTGCCGCGGACCATGGAGATCGAGTCCGGGGTATTCGTCTGGTGCACGCCGGGCGAGGCGGATCGAGCGCCGTCGCAGCTGAGTCCCCGGATCAGCCTGCTGCTGCAAGCGCTGAGCTGA
- a CDS encoding M28 family metallopeptidase: MVNKSRAQLAALMVVVIVAVVSMGCGRSSNQSQSDVSNPAAAEFATTLRDRVTTDAMMRHLSKLQDIANANNGTRAVGTPGYEASVDYVVNTLRDSGFDVETPEFSARVFKSEKGSVAIGDRTEEAHALEYSLGTPPDGVTGPLVAAPTDDSPGCTVSDYDGLTVQGAVVLVDRGSCPFAQKEDVAVQRGAVALIIVDNVDEKYMGGTLGVDTEVKIPVVSVTKSVGLQLRGLSGPATVKLDASTQSFTARNIIAQTKTGSSSDVVMAGAHLDSVPAGPGINDNGSGVAAVLETAVQLGNSPDVRNAVRFGFWGAEELGLIGSRNYVESLDVDALRDIALYLNFDMLASPNPGYFVYDGDQSLPLDVRGRPVVPEGSAGIERTFVAYLKLAGETAEDTSFDGRSDYDGFTLAGIPSGGLFAGAEAKKSAEQAELWGGTADEPFDPNYHKETDTLEHIDRKALGIQGGGVAYVVGLYAQDVTGRNGVPVIEDRIRHELVKP, from the coding sequence ATGGTGAACAAATCAAGGGCGCAGCTGGCGGCGCTGATGGTGGTTGTGATCGTTGCTGTCGTGAGCATGGGTTGCGGCCGCTCGTCGAACCAATCGCAATCCGACGTCAGTAATCCCGCTGCGGCCGAATTTGCCACCACCTTGCGGGACCGGGTGACCACCGACGCGATGATGAGGCACCTGTCGAAGCTGCAGGACATTGCCAACGCCAACAACGGCACCCGGGCGGTAGGCACACCTGGCTATGAGGCCAGCGTCGACTATGTGGTCAACACGTTGCGCGACAGCGGTTTTGACGTGGAAACGCCAGAATTCTCGGCTCGGGTGTTCAAATCGGAGAAGGGGTCGGTCGCTATCGGCGACCGGACCGAAGAGGCCCACGCGCTCGAATACAGTCTCGGTACACCCCCCGACGGGGTGACGGGGCCGTTGGTAGCTGCCCCCACGGATGACAGTCCTGGCTGTACGGTCTCCGACTACGACGGGCTGACCGTGCAAGGTGCGGTAGTGCTGGTGGATCGCGGCAGCTGCCCGTTCGCTCAAAAGGAAGATGTCGCGGTGCAGCGTGGTGCCGTGGCACTGATCATCGTTGACAACGTTGACGAAAAGTACATGGGCGGAACTCTCGGGGTGGACACTGAAGTCAAGATCCCCGTGGTGAGTGTCACCAAATCGGTGGGATTGCAGCTGCGGGGGCTGAGCGGACCGGCAACGGTCAAGCTCGACGCTAGTACGCAGAGTTTCACGGCTCGCAACATCATCGCGCAGACGAAGACGGGGTCTTCCAGCGACGTGGTGATGGCAGGTGCGCACCTCGACAGCGTGCCGGCCGGGCCCGGCATTAACGACAATGGCTCGGGGGTGGCAGCGGTTCTCGAAACCGCGGTCCAGCTGGGGAACTCACCGGACGTGCGCAACGCGGTGCGATTCGGCTTCTGGGGCGCAGAAGAACTGGGGCTGATCGGGTCTCGAAACTATGTCGAGTCGCTGGATGTCGACGCGCTGCGCGACATCGCCCTATATCTGAACTTCGACATGCTGGCGTCGCCAAACCCGGGTTACTTCGTCTACGACGGTGACCAATCACTGCCGCTGGACGTCCGAGGGCGGCCGGTGGTGCCTGAAGGATCGGCGGGAATCGAGCGCACGTTCGTGGCGTATTTGAAGTTGGCGGGCGAGACTGCTGAAGACACCTCATTCGACGGGCGCTCCGACTACGACGGATTCACACTGGCGGGTATCCCGTCGGGCGGGTTGTTCGCGGGCGCCGAGGCCAAAAAGTCCGCCGAGCAAGCTGAGCTATGGGGCGGGACCGCCGACGAGCCATTCGATCCCAACTACCACAAAGAGACCGACACCCTAGAACATATCGACCGCAAGGCCCTGGGCATTCAGGGTGGGGGCGTCGCCTACGTGGTGGGTTTGTACGCGCAGGACGTGACCGGCCGAAACGGTGTTCCGGTGATCGAGGACCGTATCCGCCACGAGCTCGTCAAGCCATAG
- a CDS encoding CD225/dispanin family protein → MTQPPPPGYPPQQPAGQAPDNYLVWSILATLFCCLPLGIVAIVKSSQVNGLWAQGRYADAQATAESAKRMVMLSAVIGVVVFVIYGIMMALGAVNVGDTSAAMTSALI, encoded by the coding sequence ATGACCCAACCACCACCACCCGGCTACCCGCCGCAGCAGCCCGCCGGGCAAGCACCGGACAACTACTTGGTGTGGTCGATCCTGGCGACGTTGTTCTGTTGTCTTCCGCTCGGGATTGTTGCGATCGTTAAGTCCAGCCAGGTCAACGGGTTGTGGGCGCAGGGCCGATACGCTGACGCACAGGCTACCGCTGAAAGTGCGAAGAGAATGGTGATGCTGTCGGCCGTCATCGGTGTCGTCGTCTTCGTTATCTACGGCATCATGATGGCACTGGGCGCGGTGAACGTCGGGGACACGAGTGCTGCGATGACGTCGGCGCTGATCTAA